A window of Flammeovirga kamogawensis genomic DNA:
TTTGTCAACTGCTTCTCCGTTTTTGAATACCAACATTGTTGGGATAGAACGGATACCAAATTTTGCTGCAGATTGAGGGTTTGCATCAACATCTAATTTACCGATTACAGCATCTGTTAATTCAACTGCTAATTCATCGATAACTGGTGCCATCATAAGACAAGGTCCACACCAAGTCGCCCAAAAATCTACTAATACTGGTTTATCTGATTTTAATACTACTTCTTCGAAGTTAGCATCTGTGATTTCTACTGCTTTTCCCATAGTAATTTAATTAATCGAGTTCATATGAACAAATTATCATACTTTCAGTTATAACAGGTATAACGAAGGTAATTTTATTTGGTTGCACAAATGTAGTAAAATTTCAATCATTCACCCAAGTTACTTTATCAGTAATGACTCCCCTTTTCCCATCTTTTTTTGTAGTTACCACTTTACCAATATAAAAGAGTCCTAAAAGTTGATCTTCTTCTCTCAAACCAAAGAATTCTTTTGCCTCTTTAAACTTTACCATTCCTCCAGTACTCCAATAGGCTCCATATCCCATTTCAGTAACAGTTAGTGCCATATTTTGAACAGCACAAGCTACAGCTTCTACTTCTTCAATTACAGGTATCTTTTTATTGTTACCTCTCTGCATAATTATAGCAATAACATGAGAGGACTGTAAAGGCAATCTTTTAAGTTTTTCATATCTTTTCTCATCAAACTCCGAAGCATTTGTGTTTTCTTTATAAATTTCACCTTGAGCTTCTGATAAAGATTCTAATCCATTCCCCGCAAAAACAAAAAATCGCCACGGTTCTGTCATTCCATGATTAGGTGCCCAATTTGCATTTTCTAATATTACCTCTATATCTTTTTTAGGTATTTCTCCTTCAATAAATTCATGCGGATAAAATGATCTTCTACCTTTTATTATTGCTGAAATTTCACTTGCCATAATACTCCTCTTATTATTAATAATTATTTACCTAAAATAACTTATAAATTTTCATTTTTAATCACAAAAAACTAAGAAATATGAAATCATCATATTACTTTTGTGTCTATTATACACATAATATAATCATACTTACAAAAAGGGAGTTCTTTACACTGTTTTCCCTAACAAACACACACTTTTCAATTTGATAGAAATATAATTATCAAATATACTAATCATATTATGAACGCAATTAAAACGTAAAACTATGGTGGACACATCTACAGTAAATTTCGAAAACACACAGACGGCTTTTGCATGGAGAAATAATGCAGAACTGAAACAAACTTATGCATTATTTACGATGATGCATTCTCCAGGTCTTGTAAAATTTGGTACTTCTCTTTTAAATATGGCTTTTACACTTAGGTTACCTATTAAAACCATAGTGAAAATGACTTTATTTAAACAATTCTGTGGCGGAGAAACTATAGAAGATAGCTCGGAAACTATTGACAAATTAGGAAGCTATCATATTGGTTCAATTTTAGATTATTCTGTAGAAGGTGCACAAAATGATAAGAGCTTTGATAAAACAGAGGCTGAAATCATTAAAACAATCAAAAAATCTGCTCAAGATGATAATGTACCTTTTTCAGTTTTTAAATTAACTGGTATTGCTGCTGTTGATTTACTTGAAAAAGTTCATGCTGGTGAAATCCTTAGTGGAGAAGATGAGCTACAGTGGAATAAGGTTGTTAGTAGAGTAAAAAACCTCTGTAAAACAGCTTACGATCATAATGTGAGAATTTTTATTGATGCAGAGGAAACTTGGCTACAAGACCCTGTTGATCAGTTAGTTTACGATATGATGCGACTGTATAATAAAGAAACAGCAATAGTTTACAATACATATCAGATGTATTTAAAAAGTAAACTTGAACAATTGAAAAGTGATTTTGAAAAAGCTCAAGAAGAAGGTTTTATATTAGGTGTAAAACTAGTTAGAGGTGCATACATGGAAAAAGAAGGGGAAAGAGCACAAAAAATGAACTATCCGAACCCTATCCAAGATACTAAAGAGGCTACTGATAAAGATTATAATGCTGCAATTGCTTTTATAATGGAAAATAATAGTGGCTTTGCTTTATGTGCTGGTTCACATAATGAAAAAAGTAATCATTTGCTCGTTGAGTTAATGAATAAATATGGAATTGCAGATAATAATGTAAATTTCTTCTTTGCCCAGCTTTTTGGAATGAGTGATCACATTTCATTTAACTTATCAAAAGCTGGTTACAATGTTGCTAAATACCTTCCTTACGGTCCTGTTAAAGAAGCTTTACCTTACTTATTTAGGAGAGCAGAAGAAAATACTTCTGTAGCAGGTCAAGCAAGTAGAGAATTAACTCTTGTATCAACTGAGATTAAAAGACGTAGTTCTGAAAAATAAATAATGATTTTCATCATTTAAAAACCTCTTTTATATGTAATTAATACATTATAAAAGAGGTTTTTTCATATTTGATATTTCAAAATTTAGATTTTTGATAAAAAAACATAAATTGCGCTACAACTTTAATCGTGTATAAACATTCCGCTAATAATTAACAAAATAGATGAAAGCAAAATTACTTTTCTTTTTTATAGGGTTATTTTTTTGTGTTGGAGCCCATCACTTCATGTCAGCGAAGAATAAAGTGAATAAAAACAACGAATCTAAACTTGGAGCAATCCAATTACATAATGCAATTGACACTTTAACTATTACAAAATAGTTATTCTTCTTTTAATACAGTAATAGCTGGTACTTTAGAGAGTGACCTCATAAAGAGCACACCAATACTTACTGTCATTCCTATTATTATTATAGATAGTACAAAACTCTCCTTAATAGCAATAAAGAAAGGGATG
This region includes:
- the trxA gene encoding thioredoxin; this translates as MGKAVEITDANFEEVVLKSDKPVLVDFWATWCGPCLMMAPVIDELAVELTDAVIGKLDVDANPQSAAKFGIRSIPTMLVFKNGEAVDKIIGAVAKNELEAKVSAQL
- a CDS encoding proline dehydrogenase family protein, coding for MVDTSTVNFENTQTAFAWRNNAELKQTYALFTMMHSPGLVKFGTSLLNMAFTLRLPIKTIVKMTLFKQFCGGETIEDSSETIDKLGSYHIGSILDYSVEGAQNDKSFDKTEAEIIKTIKKSAQDDNVPFSVFKLTGIAAVDLLEKVHAGEILSGEDELQWNKVVSRVKNLCKTAYDHNVRIFIDAEETWLQDPVDQLVYDMMRLYNKETAIVYNTYQMYLKSKLEQLKSDFEKAQEEGFILGVKLVRGAYMEKEGERAQKMNYPNPIQDTKEATDKDYNAAIAFIMENNSGFALCAGSHNEKSNHLLVELMNKYGIADNNVNFFFAQLFGMSDHISFNLSKAGYNVAKYLPYGPVKEALPYLFRRAEENTSVAGQASRELTLVSTEIKRRSSEK
- a CDS encoding nitroreductase family protein, translated to MASEISAIIKGRRSFYPHEFIEGEIPKKDIEVILENANWAPNHGMTEPWRFFVFAGNGLESLSEAQGEIYKENTNASEFDEKRYEKLKRLPLQSSHVIAIIMQRGNNKKIPVIEEVEAVACAVQNMALTVTEMGYGAYWSTGGMVKFKEAKEFFGLREEDQLLGLFYIGKVVTTKKDGKRGVITDKVTWVND